A region of Beijerinckia sp. 28-YEA-48 DNA encodes the following proteins:
- a CDS encoding PAS domain-containing sensor histidine kinase, whose amino-acid sequence MTVQRETEQVIGPERHDRRIVSRLGALVVSLALICALATLLIFADYTPISPTNEVVVTLLLTNAGLVFILILLLLAEFWRLIAARRAQAAGSGVHIRMVALFSCIAAFPAILIAFVGSVTLDRTLNPAFLQDVRGFIQNTSEVARVFREAQCRSLLQEASLTASDLDRVNPLYQSNKALFREFFSARARTLGFSTAVMMHRDGTVTEYGTGQDSRVVTPEATDFDDAAKDEPLCLILDEGKTFVALRKMESFPDSFIYVARGIDPLANEFPAQANNLNSLYNAYDGHRRNIQIAFAAMFVTVALITLLSATWLGLSFANRLVMPIRRLITATDQVSEGNLYVQVPVNSHDGDLGHLGETFNKMTSELRLQQNSLIAASRQNDERRVFTEAVLSGVPAGVIGVDAAGNILVLNSYAMRFIGDGQEGDTTEIVGQPIAQTVPELADLVTAALNSPLRNYQGQIALSRRGRERTINVRVTSEQKQEGSGNHVITLDDITDLVTAQRTSAWADVARRIAHEIKNPLTPIQLSAERLQRKYGKVIVEDRAVFDQCTATIIRQVDDIKRMVDEFSSFARMPKARLQVDDLGECVRQVLFLMRVGNPDVEFAEELPAQPLNVHFDRRLLSQALTNIIKNATEGIAAMDENKPEHPRILVRLTRDDDDVISVDVIDNGKGFPHENRQRLLEPYMTTRAEGTGLGLPIVGKIMEDHGGGIELLDAPDGQGAWVRLYFREGEAAAKSEDSGAAREKTQAAP is encoded by the coding sequence ATGACGGTGCAGCGGGAAACGGAACAAGTGATCGGCCCCGAGCGCCACGATCGACGGATCGTGAGCCGGCTCGGCGCCTTGGTCGTGAGTTTGGCGCTCATTTGCGCCCTCGCGACCCTTTTGATTTTTGCCGATTACACGCCGATCTCGCCGACCAACGAAGTGGTCGTCACCCTGCTGTTGACCAATGCGGGGCTGGTTTTCATCCTCATTCTGTTGTTGCTGGCCGAGTTCTGGCGGTTGATCGCTGCCCGGCGGGCCCAGGCGGCCGGATCCGGCGTCCATATCCGGATGGTGGCGCTGTTCTCCTGCATCGCTGCCTTTCCAGCGATCCTCATCGCTTTCGTTGGTTCCGTGACATTAGACCGGACACTGAACCCGGCCTTTCTTCAGGACGTGCGCGGCTTTATCCAGAACACCTCGGAAGTGGCCCGGGTGTTTCGCGAGGCGCAGTGCCGCTCGCTCCTGCAAGAGGCGAGCTTGACGGCGAGCGACCTCGACCGGGTTAATCCGCTCTATCAAAGCAACAAGGCGCTGTTCCGCGAATTTTTCTCCGCCCGGGCCCGCACACTTGGCTTCTCGACGGCGGTGATGATGCATAGGGACGGCACCGTCACCGAATATGGCACTGGTCAGGATTCGCGCGTCGTCACGCCCGAGGCGACCGATTTCGACGATGCCGCCAAGGACGAGCCGCTTTGCCTGATCCTCGACGAGGGCAAGACCTTCGTGGCGCTCCGCAAGATGGAGAGTTTCCCTGACAGCTTCATCTATGTGGCGCGTGGCATCGACCCGTTGGCCAATGAATTTCCGGCGCAGGCGAACAATCTGAACTCGCTCTACAACGCCTATGATGGCCATCGCCGCAACATCCAGATCGCCTTCGCCGCCATGTTTGTCACGGTGGCACTGATCACCCTGTTATCGGCGACCTGGCTCGGCCTGTCCTTCGCCAACCGGCTGGTGATGCCGATCCGACGATTAATCACCGCCACCGACCAGGTGTCGGAAGGCAATCTCTATGTGCAGGTGCCGGTGAACTCGCATGATGGCGACCTTGGCCACCTCGGCGAGACCTTTAACAAGATGACGTCGGAACTGCGCCTCCAGCAGAATAGTCTCATTGCCGCCAGCCGTCAGAACGACGAGCGGCGCGTCTTTACCGAGGCGGTGCTGTCGGGCGTGCCGGCAGGCGTCATCGGCGTCGATGCAGCCGGCAATATCCTGGTTCTGAATTCCTATGCCATGCGCTTTATTGGCGATGGCCAGGAGGGCGATACCACTGAAATTGTCGGTCAGCCGATCGCGCAAACCGTGCCTGAACTGGCTGATCTCGTCACTGCGGCGCTGAATAGCCCGCTGCGCAATTATCAGGGCCAGATCGCGTTGAGCCGGCGCGGCCGCGAACGGACGATCAATGTGCGCGTCACCTCCGAGCAGAAGCAGGAGGGGAGTGGCAATCATGTCATCACCCTCGATGACATCACCGATCTCGTCACCGCGCAGCGCACCTCCGCCTGGGCGGATGTGGCGCGCCGCATCGCGCACGAGATCAAGAACCCGCTGACGCCGATCCAGCTTTCAGCGGAACGGCTGCAACGCAAATACGGCAAGGTGATTGTCGAGGACCGCGCCGTGTTCGACCAATGTACGGCGACGATCATCCGCCAGGTCGACGACATCAAACGCATGGTCGACGAATTCTCCTCCTTCGCCCGCATGCCCAAGGCCCGTCTGCAAGTGGACGATCTCGGCGAATGCGTGCGTCAGGTTCTTTTCCTGATGCGTGTCGGTAATCCCGATGTGGAGTTCGCCGAGGAATTGCCGGCGCAACCGTTGAATGTGCATTTCGATCGCCGGCTGCTGTCGCAGGCGCTGACCAACATCATCAAGAATGCGACCGAAGGCATTGCCGCGATGGACGAGAACAAGCCGGAGCACCCGCGCATTCTCGTTCGCCTGACCCGCGATGACGACGATGTGATTTCCGTCGACGTCATCGATAACGGCAAAGGCTTCCCGCACGAAAATCGGCAGCGCTTGCTCGAGCCCTATATGACGACCCGCGCGGAAGGCACCGGTCTCGGCCTGCCGATCGTCGGCAAGATCATGGAAGACCATGGTGGTGGTATCGAATTGCTCGATGCGCCCGATGGTCAGGGCGCGTGGGTGCGTCTGTATTTCCGTGAAGGAGAGGCCGCCGCCAAATCCGAAGATTCAGGCGCTGCGCGCGAAAAAACGCAGGCCGCACCATGA
- a CDS encoding ATP-binding protein translates to MRADREMGRAGAFSELILNALPYPVLCINRSGEVLDLNNAAEQFFELGAAHLLRSKIADLLPPRSPVLALIDDVRRRGSVVNEYRVEIGNPRLGIERIVDIHAGPLSDDDEKIVIMLQERTIADKMDRQMTHRGAARSITALGAMLAHEIKNPLSGIRGAAQLLETDLEDEGRALTRLICEETDRIVKLVDRMEAFSDGRPIEREAVNIHMVFDHVKRVAQAGFARHIRFVENFDPSLPPVFANRDQLIQIFLNLVKNAAEAIGEHAIEGEIELMSAYRPGVRIRGQGAGTSVALPLEFCVRDNGPGVAPEISEHLFDPFVTNKASGTGLGLALVAKIVRDHGGIVECDPQPRRTTFRVLMPVYAQQDGRHSEP, encoded by the coding sequence ATGAGAGCCGATCGGGAAATGGGGCGGGCTGGCGCTTTCTCCGAGCTGATCCTGAACGCCCTGCCGTACCCGGTGCTCTGCATCAACCGGTCGGGCGAAGTGCTTGATCTGAACAATGCCGCAGAGCAGTTCTTCGAGCTTGGCGCGGCGCATCTCCTGCGCAGCAAGATCGCCGATCTGCTGCCGCCGCGCTCGCCGGTTCTGGCGCTGATCGACGACGTGCGTCGGCGTGGTTCAGTCGTCAACGAATATCGCGTCGAGATCGGCAATCCGCGCCTCGGGATTGAGCGGATTGTCGATATTCACGCCGGCCCGCTCAGCGATGATGATGAAAAAATAGTCATTATGCTTCAAGAACGGACAATCGCCGACAAGATGGATCGGCAAATGACCCATCGCGGCGCCGCCCGATCGATCACGGCGTTGGGGGCCATGCTGGCCCATGAGATCAAAAATCCGCTTTCGGGCATCCGCGGGGCAGCTCAGCTGCTGGAAACCGACCTTGAGGATGAGGGGCGGGCGCTGACTCGGCTGATCTGCGAGGAAACCGACCGGATCGTGAAGTTGGTCGATCGTATGGAGGCTTTTTCCGACGGCCGGCCGATCGAACGCGAAGCGGTCAATATCCATATGGTCTTCGACCATGTGAAACGGGTGGCGCAGGCCGGTTTCGCCCGCCACATCCGCTTTGTTGAGAATTTCGACCCGTCGCTGCCGCCGGTTTTCGCCAATCGCGATCAATTGATCCAGATTTTCCTGAATCTGGTGAAGAATGCCGCTGAAGCGATTGGCGAACATGCCATCGAGGGCGAAATCGAATTGATGTCGGCTTACCGGCCTGGGGTGCGTATTCGCGGCCAAGGCGCGGGAACGAGCGTAGCTCTGCCGTTGGAGTTCTGTGTCCGCGACAACGGGCCTGGGGTTGCTCCGGAAATCTCTGAACACCTGTTCGACCCGTTTGTGACCAACAAAGCATCAGGAACTGGCCTCGGACTTGCACTGGTAGCGAAAATCGTTCGGGATCACGGCGGGATTGTCGAATGCGATCCGCAGCCGCGCCGAACGACCTTCAGGGTCCTGATGCCTGTGTACGCGCAGCAGGACGGGCGGCATTCCGAGCCTTAG
- the ntrC gene encoding nitrogen regulation protein NR(I) translates to MATGNILVADDDTAIRTVLSQALSRAGYEVRVTGNASTLWRWVQAGEGDLVITDVVMPDENAFDLLPRIKKMRPELPIIVMSAQNTFMTAIRASERGAYDYLPKPFDLKDLVAIVGRAMSEPKTKPARETPEEMEGMPLVGRSPAMQEIYRTLARLMQTDLTVMINGESGTGKELVARALHDYGKRRNGPFVAINMAAIPRDLIESELFGHERGAFTGANARSVGRFEQAEGGTLFLDEIGDMPMEAQTRLLRVLQQGEYTTVGGRTPIKTNVRIVAATNKDLRVLIQQGLFREDLFFRLNVVPLRLPPLRERAEDIPDLVRHFFKLAAAQGLPLKSVDNAAIERLKRHRWPGNIRELENLIRRLTALYPQEVIGEHLVETELAVDAAPMERGGAPANSAAPAQTSAGDREPERGQRLSIAAEHYLADLFKQHGDNLPPAGLYHRILREIEVPLLTAALAATRGNQIKAADLLGLNRNTLRKKIRDLDIRLLRASR, encoded by the coding sequence ATGGCGACCGGGAATATCCTAGTAGCAGACGACGACACCGCAATCCGAACGGTGTTGAGCCAGGCCCTTTCACGCGCCGGTTACGAGGTGCGGGTGACAGGCAATGCATCGACCTTGTGGCGCTGGGTGCAGGCGGGAGAGGGCGATCTCGTGATCACCGACGTGGTGATGCCCGACGAGAACGCCTTCGATCTCTTACCGCGTATCAAGAAGATGCGTCCCGAACTGCCGATCATCGTGATGAGCGCGCAGAATACATTCATGACCGCGATCCGTGCCTCCGAGCGCGGGGCCTATGACTATCTGCCCAAGCCTTTCGATCTGAAGGATCTCGTTGCCATCGTCGGTCGGGCGATGAGCGAACCAAAGACGAAGCCGGCGCGGGAAACGCCGGAAGAAATGGAAGGCATGCCGTTGGTCGGCCGTTCGCCGGCCATGCAGGAAATCTACCGCACCTTGGCGCGGTTGATGCAGACCGATCTGACGGTGATGATCAACGGCGAGTCCGGCACCGGCAAAGAGCTGGTGGCGCGCGCGCTGCACGATTACGGCAAGCGCCGCAACGGGCCGTTCGTCGCCATCAATATGGCGGCGATCCCGCGCGATCTGATCGAAAGCGAATTGTTCGGCCACGAGCGCGGCGCTTTCACTGGCGCCAACGCCCGGTCGGTCGGACGTTTCGAACAGGCTGAAGGCGGCACGCTCTTCCTCGACGAGATCGGCGATATGCCGATGGAGGCGCAGACGCGGTTGCTGCGCGTGTTGCAGCAGGGCGAATATACGACGGTGGGCGGGCGCACGCCGATCAAGACCAATGTCCGCATCGTCGCGGCCACCAATAAGGATCTGCGCGTTCTCATCCAGCAGGGCCTGTTCCGCGAGGATCTGTTCTTCCGTCTTAATGTCGTGCCGCTGCGCTTGCCGCCGCTGCGCGAACGGGCCGAGGACATTCCCGATCTCGTGCGCCATTTCTTCAAGCTCGCTGCAGCCCAGGGCCTGCCGCTGAAGTCGGTGGACAATGCGGCGATCGAGCGCCTCAAGCGTCACCGCTGGCCAGGCAATATCCGCGAGCTGGAAAACCTGATCCGCCGTCTCACCGCGCTCTATCCGCAGGAGGTGATCGGCGAGCATCTGGTCGAGACGGAACTCGCGGTTGACGCGGCGCCGATGGAACGCGGCGGCGCGCCGGCCAATTCGGCGGCGCCAGCACAGACCTCGGCCGGCGACCGGGAGCCTGAACGCGGCCAGCGCCTGTCGATCGCGGCCGAGCATTACCTGGCCGACCTGTTCAAGCAGCACGGCGATAACCTGCCGCCGGCCGGGCTCTACCATCGGATTTTGCGCGAGATCGAGGTTCCGCTGCTCACGGCTGCACTTGCCGCGACCCGTGGCAACCAGATCAAGGCGGCGGACCTTCTTGGTCTCAACCGCAACACGCTGCGCAAGAAAATCCGCGATCTCGACATCCGGCTGCTGCGCGCCTCGCGGTAA
- a CDS encoding sigma-54 dependent transcriptional regulator, whose amino-acid sequence MPADILIVDDEADIREGVSGILEDEGHGTRSARNSEEALEAIAARRPQLVFLDIWMQGSRLDGLQLLQVVKEQHPTLPVVMISGHGNIETAVSAIKFGAYDFIEKPFKADRLVLIADRALENSRLKRELTDLRARAGATNRIVGKSSMMNQLRQQIERVAAANSRILVTGAPGTGKELAARVVHEASNRSSGPFIAINAANIMPDSMETELFGVEGGDGRSRKIGALEEAHGGTLYIDEIGDMPRETQGKILRVLIDQNFQRVGGSTRVHVDVRIVSSTSRDLALAIAQGTFREDLFHRLAVVPLRVPSLSERREDIGELVEYFLEQVAITSGMPRRRIGPDAMAILQSHDWPGNIRQLRNNVERLMILATGRPEDEITADMLPAEIGALVPSTPNGAGGEKLMGLPLRDAREVFEREYLVAQINRFGGNISRTAEFIGMERSALHRKLKSLAIE is encoded by the coding sequence ATGCCCGCTGACATATTGATCGTCGATGATGAAGCCGACATACGCGAAGGCGTATCCGGCATTCTAGAAGACGAGGGACATGGCACGCGCTCGGCTCGCAATTCCGAGGAGGCGCTTGAGGCCATTGCGGCACGCCGGCCGCAACTCGTCTTTCTTGATATTTGGATGCAAGGCTCGCGGCTGGACGGGCTGCAATTGTTGCAGGTGGTCAAAGAGCAGCATCCGACCTTGCCGGTCGTGATGATCTCGGGCCACGGCAATATCGAGACCGCCGTGTCGGCAATCAAATTTGGCGCCTATGACTTCATCGAGAAGCCGTTCAAGGCCGATCGGCTGGTGCTCATCGCTGATCGCGCATTGGAAAATTCGCGGTTGAAGCGTGAGTTGACCGATCTGCGCGCCCGCGCTGGCGCCACCAACCGGATCGTCGGCAAGTCGTCGATGATGAACCAGCTGCGCCAGCAGATCGAACGGGTCGCGGCCGCCAATTCACGGATTCTCGTCACCGGCGCGCCTGGCACAGGCAAGGAACTGGCGGCGCGTGTTGTCCATGAAGCGTCGAACCGCTCGTCGGGGCCATTCATTGCCATCAATGCCGCCAATATCATGCCGGACTCGATGGAGACCGAATTGTTCGGCGTCGAAGGCGGCGATGGGCGCAGCCGTAAGATCGGCGCTTTGGAAGAGGCGCACGGCGGCACGCTCTATATCGACGAAATCGGCGACATGCCGCGCGAGACCCAGGGCAAGATCCTGCGTGTGTTGATCGACCAGAATTTTCAGCGTGTCGGCGGTTCGACCCGCGTCCATGTGGACGTGCGGATTGTCTCCTCGACCAGCCGCGACCTGGCGCTCGCCATTGCCCAGGGCACGTTCCGCGAGGACCTGTTCCATCGTCTGGCGGTGGTGCCGCTGCGAGTGCCTTCGCTCAGCGAGCGGCGCGAGGACATCGGCGAGTTGGTCGAGTATTTTCTCGAACAGGTGGCGATCACCAGCGGTATGCCGCGCCGGCGTATCGGTCCCGACGCCATGGCCATTCTCCAGTCGCATGACTGGCCGGGCAATATCCGGCAGTTGCGCAACAACGTCGAGCGGCTGATGATCCTGGCCACCGGCCGGCCGGAGGACGAGATCACGGCCGACATGCTGCCGGCCGAAATCGGCGCCCTGGTGCCCTCGACCCCAAATGGAGCGGGTGGGGAGAAGCTGATGGGTCTGCCGCTGCGCGATGCGCGCGAGGTGTTCGAGCGCGAATATCTGGTGGCGCAGATCAACC